In Desulfomonile tiedjei DSM 6799, a genomic segment contains:
- a CDS encoding hemolysin family protein has product MSIKTKGASFFLEESQPSLVRWLKLKVGLERKPKQIHDVIQEAIDESEEQGLIDEDEGDMIEGIFDLKMTVAREIMIPRTHIVSVSKDSKLEEVLQTVIQSGHSRIPVYNGNIDHVIGILNAKDLLPLWLDGAKELQFERIMREPFFVPETKRIKDLLQELRSKKCHLAVVVDEYGGTAGIVTIEDIIEEIIGEIRDEHDIEEEEFVPQEDGSVMVKALANLDDCEEYFGVSFPRGGYDTLGGLIIQLMGRVPKKDEEITLGSLHMKIQGGDEKRITRVKVTRLDESEQPEVPTVQRGTGP; this is encoded by the coding sequence ATGAGTATAAAAACGAAGGGAGCATCATTCTTCTTGGAAGAATCGCAGCCAAGTCTAGTGCGGTGGTTGAAGTTAAAAGTAGGCCTTGAGCGAAAGCCCAAGCAAATTCATGATGTCATTCAAGAAGCTATTGATGAAAGTGAGGAACAGGGCCTCATAGACGAAGACGAGGGCGACATGATCGAAGGAATCTTCGATCTGAAGATGACAGTTGCCCGGGAAATTATGATCCCTCGAACACACATTGTTTCTGTATCAAAAGACAGCAAATTAGAAGAAGTCTTGCAGACCGTCATTCAATCGGGCCACTCCCGAATCCCCGTTTACAATGGAAATATCGATCATGTGATCGGAATACTGAATGCCAAAGATCTGTTGCCGTTGTGGCTGGATGGAGCAAAAGAGCTGCAATTTGAACGAATCATGAGGGAGCCTTTTTTTGTCCCCGAAACAAAACGCATTAAAGATCTGCTCCAGGAACTGCGCTCGAAAAAGTGTCATCTGGCAGTTGTTGTGGACGAATACGGCGGAACTGCGGGTATCGTAACAATAGAAGATATTATCGAAGAGATCATTGGCGAAATTAGAGACGAGCACGATATCGAGGAAGAAGAATTCGTCCCGCAGGAAGACGGTTCTGTCATGGTGAAAGCCCTGGCGAATTTGGATGATTGCGAGGAATACTTCGGAGTATCCTTCCCGAGGGGCGGATACGACACTCTGGGTGGGCTCATCATTCAACTCATGGGCAGGGTCCCGAAGAAAGACGAGGAAATTACCCTTGGGAGTCTGCATATGAAGATACAGGGCGGAGACGAGAAAAGAATCACTCGAGTGAAGGTAACGCGTCTTGATGAATCCGAACAGCCGGAGGTCCCTACGGTTCAACGCGGGACCGGTCCATGA